From one Nitrospirota bacterium genomic stretch:
- a CDS encoding methylenetetrahydrofolate reductase, with protein sequence MTFREAINSGKFVVTAEIGPPKGTDIHEMLHHIELLKGKIDAANVTDNQSAVMRICSMAVCKIAIEHGLEPIFQMTCRDRNRIGLQSDLLGAHILGIKNVLCMTGDHVTAGDHKNAKPVYDVESVQLLQIVDSLNHGKDMAGNDLKGATDFYQGAVVTPEATPLEPQLLKFEKKINAGANFFQTQAIYDIERFKEFMKFARRFPVKILAGFVILKSAGMASFLNKNVPGIRVPQELIDELKAAGKEKALDAGLNIAARHIRQLKEENICDGVHIMAIGMEDKVPIIMERAGLL encoded by the coding sequence ATGACATTTCGTGAGGCTATAAATTCAGGGAAATTTGTTGTTACAGCAGAGATAGGACCTCCAAAAGGAACAGATATCCATGAGATGCTTCATCACATTGAACTACTAAAGGGAAAGATAGATGCTGCTAATGTTACTGATAATCAGTCAGCAGTTATGAGAATCTGTTCAATGGCAGTATGCAAAATAGCTATTGAGCATGGCCTTGAGCCGATTTTTCAAATGACATGCCGTGACAGAAACAGAATAGGTCTTCAATCAGATCTTTTAGGAGCACATATTCTTGGAATCAAAAACGTGCTTTGTATGACTGGAGATCATGTGACAGCAGGAGATCATAAAAATGCGAAACCAGTGTATGATGTAGAATCTGTACAATTGCTCCAGATTGTTGACAGTTTAAACCATGGGAAAGATATGGCGGGAAATGATTTGAAGGGAGCCACAGACTTTTATCAGGGAGCTGTTGTAACTCCAGAAGCTACACCTCTTGAACCTCAACTCCTCAAGTTTGAAAAAAAGATAAACGCCGGTGCAAATTTCTTCCAGACACAGGCAATTTACGATATAGAGAGGTTTAAAGAGTTTATGAAATTTGCACGAAGATTTCCTGTGAAAATTCTGGCAGGTTTTGTTATTTTAAAAAGTGCTGGAATGGCAAGTTTTTTGAATAAAAATGTTCCAGGTATCAGAGTCCCTCAGGAGTTAATAGATGAACTCAAAGCAGCAGGAAAAGAGAAGGCTCTTGATGCTGGACTTAATATAGCTGCTCGACATATACGACAACTAAAAGAAGAAAATATATGTGATGGTGTTCATATAATGGCTATAGGGATGGAAGACAAAGTGCCGATTATTATGGAGAGAGCCGGTCTTTTATAG